A section of the Telopea speciosissima isolate NSW1024214 ecotype Mountain lineage chromosome 3, Tspe_v1, whole genome shotgun sequence genome encodes:
- the LOC122653861 gene encoding protein NUCLEAR FUSION DEFECTIVE 6, mitochondrial-like isoform X1, with product MPAIAISCARSALRSTSVRTAAARLATEAKAARSPFLISKQKPLSHRIFRSPVEMSCCVESLLPYHTVTASSLLISMLSVPRQTYGWISQAWNDNM from the exons ATGCCAGCCATTGCCATCTCCTGCGCCCGTTCCGCTCTCCGCTCCACATCTGTCCGCACTGCAGCGGCCAGACTTGCAACAGAAGCCAAAGCCGCTCGATCTCCTTTTCTCATCTCCAAGCAGAAGCCTCTCTCTCATCGCATCTTCAG GTCTCCCGTTGAGATGAGCTGCTGTGTTGAATCGTTGTTGCCGTATCACACGGTGACCGCCTCCTCATTGCTGATTTCGATGCTTTCGGTCCCTCGGCAGACCTATGGTTGGATTTCTCaag CCTGGAATGATAACATGTGA
- the LOC122653861 gene encoding protein NUCLEAR FUSION DEFECTIVE 6, mitochondrial-like isoform X2 — translation MPAIAISCARSALRSTSVRTAAARLATEAKAARSPFLISKQKPLSHRIFRSPVEMSCCVESLLPYHTVTASSLLISMLSVPRQTYGWISQACNDDV, via the exons ATGCCAGCCATTGCCATCTCCTGCGCCCGTTCCGCTCTCCGCTCCACATCTGTCCGCACTGCAGCGGCCAGACTTGCAACAGAAGCCAAAGCCGCTCGATCTCCTTTTCTCATCTCCAAGCAGAAGCCTCTCTCTCATCGCATCTTCAG GTCTCCCGTTGAGATGAGCTGCTGTGTTGAATCGTTGTTGCCGTATCACACGGTGACCGCCTCCTCATTGCTGATTTCGATGCTTTCGGTCCCTCGGCAGACCTATGGTTGGATTTCTCaag CTTGCAATGATGATGTATGA
- the LOC122653861 gene encoding protein NUCLEAR FUSION DEFECTIVE 6, mitochondrial-like isoform X3, with the protein MPAIAISCARSALRSTSVRTAAARLATEAKAARSPFLISKQKPLSHRIFRSPVEMSCCVESLLPYHTVTASSLLISMLSVPRQTYGWISQDG; encoded by the exons ATGCCAGCCATTGCCATCTCCTGCGCCCGTTCCGCTCTCCGCTCCACATCTGTCCGCACTGCAGCGGCCAGACTTGCAACAGAAGCCAAAGCCGCTCGATCTCCTTTTCTCATCTCCAAGCAGAAGCCTCTCTCTCATCGCATCTTCAG GTCTCCCGTTGAGATGAGCTGCTGTGTTGAATCGTTGTTGCCGTATCACACGGTGACCGCCTCCTCATTGCTGATTTCGATGCTTTCGGTCCCTCGGCAGACCTATGGTTGGATTTCTCaag ATGGATGA